A section of the Methanoregula formicica SMSP genome encodes:
- a CDS encoding ABC transporter substrate-binding protein, whose product MDKKSIFIIIGVAVIVVLCAAGYAVYASEGHTVPSHTTKMITDMMGRNVTIPVPVQKVVTIGSVPVQNTFIFALGKNGTIANGLPESFIKQGRWKYQQVFAPNLIGQPGMQSASYEPNAEEILKAGPDLVFTMDMATVKSLDKSDIRVVYLSWVDAEDVKKLMTLMGEIYDEQEKAQEYVQFFDMTIQRIDAKVSTIPADQRPKVLYFQYTSMSVPHKIGDWWITKAGGKSVTDEPRQTESLKIEPEQIVKWNPDIIIVASPAEIGAVYNDTRLSSVPAIKNKRVYITPMGAHIWSHRGIETPLTVLWAAKTFYPDTFADLDLEAETIVFYKKFFGYPLTSDQVKEILSGKAKA is encoded by the coding sequence ATGGATAAGAAAAGCATTTTCATCATTATCGGTGTGGCAGTGATCGTGGTTCTCTGTGCAGCAGGGTATGCGGTCTATGCCTCGGAAGGCCACACGGTACCGTCACACACCACGAAAATGATAACGGACATGATGGGGAGAAACGTGACAATCCCCGTTCCGGTCCAGAAAGTAGTGACGATCGGGTCGGTCCCGGTCCAGAACACATTCATCTTTGCGCTCGGGAAGAACGGGACGATAGCTAACGGGCTGCCGGAATCCTTCATCAAACAGGGACGCTGGAAGTACCAGCAAGTCTTTGCCCCTAACCTTATCGGCCAGCCGGGGATGCAGTCGGCCTCCTATGAGCCGAATGCCGAGGAGATCCTGAAGGCAGGGCCGGACCTAGTCTTCACTATGGACATGGCTACGGTCAAGAGCCTCGATAAAAGCGATATCAGGGTGGTCTATCTCTCATGGGTGGATGCCGAGGATGTGAAGAAGCTGATGACGCTCATGGGTGAGATATATGATGAGCAGGAGAAAGCTCAGGAATACGTGCAGTTCTTTGATATGACTATCCAGCGGATCGATGCAAAGGTGTCCACAATCCCAGCGGACCAGCGTCCGAAGGTTCTGTATTTCCAGTATACCAGCATGAGCGTTCCGCACAAGATCGGGGACTGGTGGATCACGAAAGCAGGAGGGAAGAGCGTGACTGATGAACCTCGCCAGACCGAGAGCCTGAAGATCGAACCAGAACAGATCGTGAAATGGAACCCGGATATCATCATTGTTGCATCACCAGCAGAGATTGGGGCAGTGTACAATGACACTAGGTTGTCTTCTGTCCCTGCCATCAAGAACAAGAGGGTATATATCACACCGATGGGAGCGCACATCTGGAGTCATCGCGGGATCGAAACACCGCTGACCGTGCTGTGGGCAGCCAAAACATTCTACCCGGATACATTCGCGGATCTCGACTTGGAAGCAGAGACCATCGTATTCTACAAGAAATTCTTCGGCTATCCCCTCACCTCAGACCAGGTGAAGGAGATCCTGTCCGGAAAAGCTAAGGCGTGA
- a CDS encoding iron ABC transporter substrate-binding protein, with the protein MDKKNQYILITVAFLIIAGIAVITLSGASVGHAPATAPVAQNTKMITDMMGRNIFVPQPVSRVLATGPPTTLEVYVLAPDKLIGVNFNPNPAPDGSVYMPAKYRNLTVVGGWFGTQTGNYESFIAMNPDIIIDMSTLGDPNATSTVNERQQKFGTISVVGITDAANVTQYDPSIAFLGSLLGADQQAASLSEFYNRVLSKVTSTVKTIPDDQKVRVYYAEGPKGLQTDPIGSPHAELIDLAGGINVADCAITPGNGRTTVSMEQVTKWSPDLIIVGDPGFYKTISNDTLWQVIPAVKNHRIYLVPQSPFTWFDRPPGVNRIIGIPWTAKVLYPEKFTDIDMPALTREFYSKFYHYDLSDSEVNSLLDPSIR; encoded by the coding sequence ATGGATAAGAAGAACCAGTACATCCTGATCACCGTCGCATTTCTCATTATTGCGGGTATTGCCGTGATAACACTCAGCGGGGCCTCAGTCGGCCATGCACCGGCAACGGCTCCTGTAGCACAAAATACGAAGATGATCACCGACATGATGGGGCGGAATATCTTCGTGCCCCAGCCAGTCAGCAGAGTACTGGCCACCGGCCCTCCGACAACACTTGAAGTCTACGTCCTTGCACCGGACAAGCTGATCGGCGTCAACTTCAACCCGAACCCCGCTCCCGACGGCTCGGTGTATATGCCGGCAAAGTACCGGAACCTGACCGTTGTGGGCGGATGGTTCGGCACCCAGACCGGGAATTATGAGTCTTTCATCGCCATGAACCCCGACATCATCATTGACATGTCGACACTCGGGGATCCCAATGCCACGAGCACCGTCAATGAGCGCCAGCAGAAGTTCGGTACCATATCCGTGGTCGGCATCACGGATGCAGCAAACGTGACCCAGTACGATCCCTCGATAGCATTCCTCGGGTCACTCCTTGGCGCGGACCAGCAGGCGGCGTCACTCTCGGAATTCTACAACCGTGTCCTCTCAAAGGTCACGTCCACGGTAAAGACGATCCCTGATGACCAGAAGGTCCGGGTTTACTATGCAGAAGGCCCCAAGGGACTCCAGACCGATCCGATCGGCTCCCCTCATGCAGAACTGATCGATCTCGCCGGTGGGATCAATGTCGCTGATTGTGCCATTACGCCGGGCAACGGGCGGACAACCGTCTCGATGGAACAGGTCACGAAGTGGAGCCCCGATCTCATTATTGTCGGTGACCCCGGATTCTACAAGACCATCTCCAACGACACGCTCTGGCAGGTGATCCCGGCCGTGAAGAACCACCGGATCTACCTTGTCCCGCAGTCGCCGTTCACCTGGTTCGACCGGCCGCCCGGTGTCAACCGGATCATCGGTATCCCGTGGACGGCAAAGGTTCTGTATCCCGAAAAGTTCACGGATATCGACATGCCGGCCCTGACAAGGGAGTTCTACAGCAAGTTCTATCACTACGATCTCTCGGACAGCGAAGTGAACAGTTTGTTGGATCCGTCGATCCGCTAA
- a CDS encoding class I SAM-dependent methyltransferase: protein MASRTVNREEHTDESAADFNEIAQTIFFPIYPVIANQILERTGIEQGQCLDLGCGPGHLAIALATLSDLKVCAMDNSRPMLRIAEENIRKYRLERRVRAVFGDVMEIPFNTGSMDLVVSRGSFFFWPNLSRGFSECLRVIRPGGIAYIGGGFGNARLKDEIAEKMRVRDPEWKEKRNRWSQNCTPPKVRAALVFAGIRDYDLNKDDSGYWIVFRKPLK, encoded by the coding sequence ATGGCGTCCAGGACCGTGAACCGGGAGGAGCATACGGATGAGTCCGCTGCCGATTTCAATGAGATTGCCCAGACCATCTTCTTCCCCATTTACCCGGTCATCGCCAACCAGATCCTTGAAAGGACCGGTATCGAGCAGGGTCAGTGCCTCGACTTAGGGTGCGGCCCCGGGCATCTCGCCATCGCGCTTGCAACCTTATCGGACCTGAAAGTCTGTGCAATGGATAATTCCCGGCCCATGCTCAGGATAGCGGAAGAGAATATCCGGAAATACCGGCTTGAACGCCGCGTACGGGCCGTCTTTGGCGATGTCATGGAAATCCCGTTCAATACCGGGTCGATGGACCTTGTTGTCAGCCGGGGGTCGTTTTTCTTCTGGCCAAACCTCTCCCGGGGTTTTTCCGAATGCCTGCGGGTCATCAGGCCCGGGGGAATTGCGTACATTGGAGGCGGTTTTGGAAATGCACGCCTCAAGGACGAGATCGCTGAAAAGATGCGGGTCCGGGATCCGGAATGGAAGGAGAAACGGAACCGGTGGTCACAGAACTGCACACCCCCAAAGGTGCGGGCAGCACTTGTCTTTGCAGGTATCCGGGATTATGATCTCAATAAAGACGATTCGGGTTACTGGATCGTGTTCCGGAAGCCGCTGAAGTGA
- a CDS encoding flavodoxin family protein, translating into MEPVRERLRETPVKSGAADYLLTLDREDYSALYPRMVRYVLAVSDGERRLASFRTNTFEYSPLSPLAAESVALEKAGEWEKELAADPSRILREFREREPKPAKQPSADLVLLQGSPRPDGNCAILAGWATDAARDRGRTAEVIYPHDLDIHCCIGCYQCYNTGTCVFDDDMNGIIDAVRGARLIIVCSPVYTNTVTAGLKLVIDRMQAYHAERTLFGGKDGQHGLLFSVAGRKGGGNFTCITKVVTAFFKNCGIEPAGEILIDSVDAVKDIREIAGKREEVSGLVRRYL; encoded by the coding sequence ATGGAACCGGTCCGGGAACGGCTGCGGGAAACACCGGTCAAAAGCGGGGCAGCAGATTACCTCCTCACGCTCGATCGCGAGGACTACTCAGCCCTCTACCCCCGCATGGTCCGCTACGTTCTCGCAGTCTCTGACGGAGAGAGGCGGCTTGCATCATTCCGGACCAACACCTTCGAGTACTCCCCGCTCTCGCCTCTTGCGGCTGAATCCGTGGCGCTTGAGAAGGCCGGTGAGTGGGAGAAGGAGCTTGCAGCGGACCCCTCCCGTATTCTCCGTGAATTCAGGGAGCGGGAGCCAAAGCCGGCGAAACAACCGTCCGCCGACCTCGTCCTCCTGCAGGGCAGCCCCCGGCCGGACGGCAACTGTGCGATCCTTGCCGGATGGGCGACGGATGCAGCGAGGGACAGGGGCCGTACCGCAGAGGTCATCTACCCTCATGACCTCGACATCCACTGCTGCATCGGCTGTTACCAGTGTTACAACACCGGCACCTGCGTGTTCGACGACGATATGAACGGGATCATCGATGCGGTGCGGGGCGCCCGGCTCATCATCGTCTGCTCACCGGTGTACACCAACACCGTGACGGCCGGGCTCAAACTGGTCATCGACCGGATGCAGGCCTATCACGCGGAACGGACACTTTTTGGAGGAAAGGACGGACAGCACGGCCTCCTCTTCTCGGTTGCCGGCCGGAAGGGAGGGGGCAACTTCACCTGCATCACGAAGGTGGTGACTGCATTCTTCAAAAACTGCGGGATCGAACCGGCCGGTGAGATCCTCATCGACAGCGTGGATGCGGTGAAGGATATCCGTGAGATCGCGGGAAAGCGGGAGGAAGTATCCGGTCTCGTGCGCCGGTATCTCTGA
- a CDS encoding transglutaminase domain-containing protein produces MASFTAVLFLAILVACSGCLSSGPQDPGGPGFASTRTGVQDLYLYQNVVNTSGLPDPAKDPPGDSGIRWRAAIIRDAINVNNSVTRDYAVSIIPRSHGGSFNLAQACDLWEDVYRNWTYVDDPRGSEYFSPASRTIALGMKGDCDDFAIVVAAMIESVGGSSRIVTAQNGTGGHAYPELYIGDSSARFDTAAAYIRQRYHVTDVGCHITESADGTRHYWLNLDWWSRHPGGRFFADRGVRIAYYPDGTWEWSETP; encoded by the coding sequence GTGGCATCTTTCACAGCAGTCCTCTTCCTCGCTATCTTGGTTGCCTGTTCCGGCTGCCTCTCTTCCGGCCCGCAGGATCCGGGCGGCCCGGGTTTCGCCTCGACCCGGACCGGTGTGCAGGACCTGTATCTCTACCAGAATGTTGTGAACACCTCTGGTTTACCCGATCCCGCAAAGGATCCTCCCGGTGATTCCGGTATCAGGTGGCGTGCAGCAATAATCCGAGACGCGATCAATGTCAATAACTCAGTAACACGCGATTATGCCGTCTCGATTATCCCCCGCTCACACGGGGGGAGCTTCAACCTTGCCCAAGCCTGCGATCTCTGGGAAGACGTTTACCGCAACTGGACCTACGTAGACGATCCGCGGGGAAGTGAATATTTCTCACCCGCGAGCCGTACGATTGCGCTCGGCATGAAAGGTGACTGCGATGACTTTGCGATCGTTGTCGCAGCCATGATCGAATCGGTCGGGGGAAGCTCCCGGATCGTGACAGCACAGAACGGCACCGGGGGTCATGCCTACCCGGAGCTCTATATCGGGGACAGCAGTGCCCGGTTTGACACTGCCGCAGCCTATATCCGGCAGCGCTACCATGTCACGGATGTCGGCTGCCACATCACGGAAAGTGCCGACGGGACCCGTCACTACTGGCTCAACCTTGACTGGTGGAGCCGCCATCCCGGGGGCCGGTTTTTTGCTGACCGGGGTGTGCGGATTGCGTATTATCCCGACGGGACGTGGGAGTGGAGCGAAACACCGTAA
- a CDS encoding 4Fe-4S binding protein codes for MAFAVHVNMERCSGCNNCVVACPVNALELFTLDPVTKEKIYQVQDGVAKSLDFKAELCAGCGVCVEACPMGVISLSGKGSTEVPAKA; via the coding sequence ATGGCTTTTGCAGTTCATGTAAATATGGAACGGTGCTCCGGGTGCAACAACTGCGTTGTTGCGTGCCCGGTCAATGCACTCGAGCTTTTTACGCTCGACCCTGTCACCAAGGAGAAGATCTACCAGGTACAGGACGGTGTGGCGAAGAGCCTTGATTTCAAGGCCGAACTCTGCGCAGGATGCGGCGTATGCGTTGAAGCATGCCCGATGGGAGTCATCAGCCTATCCGGGAAAGGATCAACCGAAGTCCCGGCCAAAGCCTGA
- a CDS encoding molybdopterin dinucleotide binding domain-containing protein has protein sequence MAEKKITLNMITCRTIQQGVGMEAGKTSQKYFDACTVMHMHPDDMKRLGLWKNTNVKVTSSVGSVIVKAVETREDLVPGLAHIPMGPWANRIVPAYTFSTGEPCFKGFPVDVEIAANERIMGAIEVLQDACGLIRK, from the coding sequence ATGGCAGAAAAGAAAATTACTCTCAACATGATCACGTGCCGGACGATCCAGCAGGGCGTTGGCATGGAAGCAGGCAAGACCTCGCAGAAATATTTCGATGCCTGCACGGTCATGCATATGCACCCTGACGACATGAAGCGGCTTGGGCTTTGGAAGAACACGAATGTCAAAGTCACGAGTTCCGTTGGCAGCGTTATTGTAAAAGCTGTTGAGACCCGCGAAGATCTTGTCCCGGGCCTTGCCCACATCCCGATGGGACCCTGGGCGAACCGGATCGTCCCGGCCTATACCTTCTCAACCGGCGAACCGTGCTTCAAGGGATTCCCGGTGGATGTCGAGATCGCAGCAAACGAACGCATCATGGGTGCTATCGAGGTCCTGCAGGACGCCTGCGGCCTCATCAGGAAGTGA
- a CDS encoding formylmethanofuran dehydrogenase subunit B, producing MPKEVTDVICPFCGTLCDDLIITVSDDNKTILGVKNACAIGAEKFNHQRLPGRVKRPRMRQADGTYKEVTYDEAIDWTAKMLVKSRKTLMYGWASTSCQAMSIGHEIAEKCGGIVDNCATVCHGSSLIAIEDVGVPSCTLGEIKNRADCVIFWGCNPAHAHPRHMSRYSIFPRGFFTVKGHKGRKIYCVDCRYTDTAKCADKFIQVQQGFDYELLNAFRTAVRGEALPDTVGGVPKEKIYEIAESFKTARFGIIFFGMGLTHTMGRNHNIDIAINLTRDMNEYTKFAIMAMRGHWNVTGSGQVLGWQYGFPYAVDVSRRDQARHQTGETTSVDLLNRNEVEACFYIATDPGAHFPVDAMISSSRKPTVTIDPHINCTTEISDIHIPVAMVGVETGGCAYRMDNVPIETRKVVEPPEGMLTDEELLTKINKRVDELLAKGGA from the coding sequence ATGCCAAAAGAAGTAACTGATGTAATCTGCCCGTTCTGCGGTACCCTGTGTGATGACCTGATCATCACCGTGTCCGATGACAACAAGACCATCCTTGGTGTTAAGAACGCCTGCGCCATCGGCGCCGAGAAGTTCAACCACCAGAGGCTCCCGGGCCGCGTCAAGCGCCCCCGCATGAGGCAGGCTGACGGGACCTATAAAGAAGTCACCTACGACGAAGCGATTGACTGGACCGCAAAGATGCTCGTCAAGTCGAGAAAGACCCTGATGTACGGCTGGGCATCCACGAGCTGCCAGGCCATGAGCATCGGCCACGAGATTGCGGAGAAATGCGGGGGGATTGTCGACAACTGCGCAACTGTCTGCCATGGGTCGTCCCTCATTGCCATCGAAGATGTCGGTGTCCCGAGCTGTACACTCGGTGAGATCAAGAACCGTGCCGACTGTGTTATCTTCTGGGGATGCAACCCGGCTCACGCCCACCCCCGCCACATGTCCCGGTACTCGATCTTCCCCCGTGGTTTCTTCACCGTCAAGGGCCACAAGGGCCGGAAGATTTACTGCGTTGACTGCCGGTACACGGATACGGCAAAGTGCGCCGACAAGTTCATTCAGGTCCAGCAGGGATTCGACTACGAGCTCCTGAATGCATTCAGGACCGCAGTCCGCGGCGAAGCGCTCCCGGACACCGTTGGCGGTGTCCCGAAGGAGAAGATCTACGAGATTGCAGAATCATTCAAGACCGCACGCTTCGGAATCATCTTCTTTGGCATGGGACTTACCCACACCATGGGCAGGAACCACAACATCGATATCGCCATCAACCTCACCCGCGACATGAACGAGTACACGAAATTCGCGATCATGGCCATGCGGGGCCACTGGAACGTCACCGGGTCCGGTCAGGTCCTCGGCTGGCAGTACGGGTTCCCATATGCCGTCGATGTCTCGCGGAGAGACCAGGCACGCCACCAGACCGGTGAGACGACCTCTGTCGACCTCCTTAACAGGAACGAGGTGGAGGCCTGTTTCTACATTGCAACCGACCCCGGTGCACACTTCCCGGTTGATGCAATGATCAGCTCTTCACGGAAGCCCACCGTCACCATCGACCCGCACATCAACTGCACGACCGAGATCTCCGACATCCACATTCCGGTCGCGATGGTTGGTGTCGAAACCGGCGGCTGCGCCTATCGTATGGACAATGTCCCGATTGAGACCAGAAAGGTCGTCGAACCCCCCGAGGGCATGCTCACGGACGAGGAACTCTTAACCAAGATCAACAAGCGTGTTGATGAACTCCTTGCCAAGGGAGGCGCGTAA
- a CDS encoding formylmethanofuran dehydrogenase subunit A, with product MSEYIIKNGHVFDPVQGIKGDKKDIAVKDGKIVDKVGSSAKVIDAKDKTVMAGAMDIHAHVAGPKVNAGRWYRPEDKHFDSHKKAGITRIEGGKSIPTVFKTGYEYARMGFTFAMEAAMPPLYARHVHEEIHDTPIIDEGALPVFGNNWFVMEYLKNNEVENTAAYIAWVMRQTKGYGIKVVNPGGTEAWAWGLNCLTIHDQVPYFEITPAEIMTGLMKANEYLGLPHSMHVHQNDLGNPGNYKTTIDTLKLAEGVKPKNNFGREQVMHSTHLQFHSYKGTNWGDFESGSKEVMDYVNKQKNITIDTGNVTLDETTTMTADGPFEHHLHGLNHLKWFNVDVELETAAGVVPYIYDPNISVCAKQWCIGLELALMAKDPMRCFITTDHPNAGPFTRYPRVYAWLMSKKYRDERLNTFKNADKVIGATHLAGLDKEISLYEFAQMTRAGPAKALGLSKDYGGLKVGMNADIAIYNINPDKFPSNGPEIEKAFGNAAYLFKDGRICVDGGKVVDFGQKKTFWVDAKVPENKLVMHDIREKFLRYYSVNEANYPVPESYAPHQHIITVDATKA from the coding sequence ATGTCTGAGTACATCATCAAGAACGGACACGTCTTTGACCCGGTCCAAGGCATCAAGGGCGACAAGAAGGACATTGCCGTAAAAGACGGCAAGATTGTCGACAAGGTCGGATCCTCGGCAAAGGTTATCGATGCAAAGGACAAGACCGTCATGGCAGGTGCCATGGATATCCACGCCCACGTAGCAGGCCCCAAGGTCAATGCAGGCCGCTGGTACCGCCCCGAGGATAAGCACTTCGACTCCCACAAGAAGGCCGGCATCACCCGCATAGAGGGCGGCAAGTCGATCCCGACCGTCTTCAAGACCGGCTACGAGTACGCCCGCATGGGATTCACGTTTGCCATGGAAGCCGCCATGCCCCCACTCTATGCCCGGCATGTCCACGAGGAGATCCACGACACCCCGATCATTGACGAGGGCGCTCTCCCGGTCTTTGGCAACAACTGGTTTGTCATGGAGTACCTCAAGAACAACGAGGTAGAGAACACCGCAGCCTACATTGCCTGGGTTATGCGCCAGACCAAGGGCTACGGTATCAAGGTCGTCAACCCCGGCGGCACCGAAGCTTGGGCATGGGGACTGAACTGTCTCACCATCCACGATCAGGTTCCGTACTTCGAGATCACCCCGGCAGAGATCATGACAGGCCTGATGAAGGCAAACGAGTATCTCGGTCTCCCGCACTCCATGCACGTGCACCAGAACGATCTTGGGAATCCTGGCAACTACAAGACCACCATCGATACGCTGAAACTCGCTGAGGGTGTCAAGCCGAAAAACAACTTCGGCCGCGAGCAGGTTATGCACTCCACCCACCTCCAGTTCCACTCTTACAAGGGGACCAACTGGGGCGACTTTGAGTCCGGCTCCAAGGAAGTCATGGACTACGTCAACAAGCAAAAGAACATCACCATCGACACGGGGAACGTCACCCTTGACGAGACCACGACGATGACTGCTGACGGCCCGTTCGAGCACCACCTCCACGGCCTCAACCACCTCAAGTGGTTCAATGTGGACGTCGAGCTCGAGACCGCAGCCGGTGTCGTGCCATACATCTACGACCCGAACATCTCAGTCTGCGCCAAGCAGTGGTGTATCGGCCTTGAACTTGCCCTCATGGCAAAGGACCCGATGCGCTGCTTCATCACCACCGACCACCCGAACGCCGGCCCGTTCACCCGCTACCCGCGTGTCTATGCCTGGCTCATGAGCAAGAAGTACCGAGACGAGCGCCTGAACACCTTCAAGAATGCCGACAAGGTCATCGGTGCAACCCACCTTGCCGGGCTCGACAAGGAGATCTCGCTCTACGAATTCGCCCAGATGACCCGCGCCGGTCCGGCAAAGGCACTCGGCCTCTCAAAGGACTACGGCGGCCTGAAGGTCGGTATGAACGCCGACATCGCCATCTACAACATCAACCCGGACAAGTTCCCCTCGAACGGACCGGAGATTGAGAAGGCGTTCGGCAATGCAGCCTACCTCTTCAAGGATGGCAGGATCTGTGTCGATGGCGGCAAGGTCGTCGACTTCGGCCAGAAGAAGACCTTCTGGGTCGACGCAAAGGTGCCCGAGAACAAGCTCGTCATGCACGACATCCGCGAGAAGTTCCTCCGCTACTACAGCGTGAACGAGGCCAACTACCCGGTCCCCGAGAGCTATGCACCGCACCAGCACATCATCACGGTGGATGCTACCAAGGCGTGA
- a CDS encoding formylmethanofuran dehydrogenase subunit C: MNTVTLTVKKQPELYLECENVNPDAFAGKKAADIAKLGAFEGKEILTLGDFFTISGDAGATAADTKIVVNGDCTKMKYLGAKMTAGEMVVNSACDMYTGSWMKGGKLTVNGDVHSFCGLAMAGGEFTINGNAGNYLGAAYRGDWRGMSGGVLRVKGNAGSDVASFMTGGTLIVEGDVDIHLGTHMEGGTIILKGNANRRVGGQLVKGIIYVFGKINVMMPGYKPVGEVELEVDGTKAKFTDYIGDLGERHPKRKGETVYGHLYMKN, translated from the coding sequence ATGAACACGGTTACACTCACAGTAAAAAAGCAGCCGGAACTCTACCTTGAATGCGAGAATGTCAATCCCGACGCATTTGCCGGCAAGAAGGCAGCTGATATTGCAAAGCTCGGTGCATTTGAGGGCAAGGAGATCCTCACCCTCGGCGATTTCTTCACCATCAGCGGCGATGCAGGAGCAACTGCAGCTGACACGAAGATCGTTGTTAACGGCGACTGCACCAAGATGAAGTACCTCGGCGCCAAGATGACCGCCGGCGAGATGGTCGTCAACTCTGCCTGCGACATGTACACGGGCTCTTGGATGAAGGGCGGGAAACTCACCGTCAACGGCGATGTCCACTCCTTCTGTGGCCTTGCAATGGCGGGTGGCGAGTTCACCATCAACGGCAATGCCGGTAACTACCTCGGCGCTGCCTACCGTGGCGACTGGAGAGGTATGTCGGGTGGCGTCCTCCGCGTGAAGGGCAATGCCGGATCGGACGTTGCCAGCTTCATGACCGGCGGCACGCTGATCGTTGAGGGCGATGTCGATATCCACCTCGGCACCCACATGGAGGGTGGCACGATCATCCTCAAGGGCAATGCGAACCGCCGTGTTGGCGGCCAGCTGGTCAAGGGGATCATCTATGTCTTTGGTAAGATCAACGTCATGATGCCCGGCTACAAGCCAGTCGGTGAGGTCGAGCTCGAAGTTGATGGAACCAAGGCAAAGTTCACCGATTATATCGGCGACCTCGGTGAGCGCCACCCCAAGAGGAAGGGCGAAACCGTCTACGGCCACCTCTACATGAAGAACTAA
- a CDS encoding DUF5714 domain-containing protein: MDPEHQSGCLVCGKNLKYLPEPVAAPCFYCGEMHQTDAVCQVGHFVCDRCHRAPADEIIETFCRTTQESDPLVIAETLMDTPQVKMHGPEHHFLVPAALLAAYYNVKGEPAKRHKVAQARQRAALVMGGFCGTHGDCGVAVGTGIFISLVTGATPLSREEWKLSNLITAESLREIALHGGPRCCKRNAFLAIITAVHFCREHLGITFPLHEPVTCHYFANNRECRVKDCPFFPG, from the coding sequence ATGGACCCGGAACACCAAAGCGGCTGCCTCGTCTGCGGGAAGAACCTGAAGTACCTGCCGGAGCCGGTGGCCGCCCCCTGTTTCTATTGCGGGGAGATGCATCAGACAGACGCAGTCTGCCAGGTCGGTCATTTCGTCTGCGACCGGTGCCACCGGGCCCCGGCCGATGAGATCATCGAGACATTCTGCAGAACGACACAGGAGAGTGACCCGCTCGTGATCGCGGAAACTCTCATGGATACACCCCAAGTTAAGATGCACGGGCCGGAGCACCACTTTCTCGTGCCTGCCGCCCTCCTTGCCGCGTATTACAATGTGAAGGGAGAGCCGGCCAAACGCCATAAGGTCGCGCAGGCCCGGCAGCGTGCGGCGCTTGTCATGGGCGGGTTCTGCGGCACCCATGGCGACTGCGGTGTTGCAGTCGGGACCGGGATCTTCATCTCGCTCGTAACCGGTGCAACCCCCCTCTCGCGCGAGGAGTGGAAACTGTCGAACCTGATAACGGCAGAGAGCCTCAGGGAGATTGCCCTCCATGGCGGGCCCCGGTGCTGCAAACGCAATGCGTTCCTCGCAATCATCACAGCCGTGCACTTTTGCCGGGAACACCTTGGCATAACATTTCCGCTCCACGAACCGGTGACCTGCCACTATTTTGCCAATAACCGGGAATGCCGGGTGAAGGACTGCCCGTTTTTTCCCGGGTAA
- a CDS encoding class I SAM-dependent methyltransferase translates to MFDRYAPEYDAWFDTHKATNTAQLSLLRRAIPAGGRGLEVGVGSGRFAGPLGIPHGLDPSPALLVMARQRGVETVLGLGEFLPYRDGTWDTVLMMTVICYFEDYARSFREVFRVLKPGGTLVVGFLEKDGEIATRELAKEPKGRFLRHAKFRSLPEVTGALGDAGFSHTVTCNRGFYVVITKKER, encoded by the coding sequence GTGTTTGATCGGTATGCCCCGGAATATGACGCATGGTTCGATACTCACAAGGCGACCAATACTGCCCAGCTTTCACTCCTCCGCCGGGCCATCCCGGCAGGAGGCAGGGGCCTTGAAGTAGGGGTTGGCTCCGGGAGGTTTGCCGGGCCCCTTGGCATCCCTCACGGCCTCGACCCCTCCCCGGCCCTCCTTGTTATGGCCCGGCAGCGGGGTGTGGAAACCGTGCTGGGTCTCGGGGAATTCCTGCCCTATCGTGACGGTACCTGGGATACCGTGCTGATGATGACGGTCATCTGTTACTTCGAGGACTATGCCCGTTCGTTCCGGGAGGTTTTCCGGGTCCTGAAACCGGGCGGGACACTGGTCGTGGGGTTCCTGGAAAAAGACGGGGAGATTGCTACACGGGAGCTGGCAAAGGAGCCAAAAGGACGGTTCCTCCGGCATGCGAAATTCCGGTCCCTGCCGGAAGTTACCGGGGCACTGGGTGATGCCGGCTTTTCGCATACGGTGACGTGCAATCGCGGGTTTTACGTGGTGATAACAAAGAAAGAGCGATAA